A window from Leptothermofonsia sichuanensis E412 encodes these proteins:
- a CDS encoding cytochrome c biogenesis protein CcdA, producing MGISATRWAKLFLLLVLGMGVALLVIAVEQFNQMGALRTFDQFVTTLGSEYRQWFQQQNTNNLPWLVVLSFAGGLVASISPCILSLLPVNLTYIGTREITSRRDALCKAGAFVLGVITILSLFSLFSSLAAIVLIRFRGYFHILVGIIILGMGLSLARIITLPLPSYKFVSIGGSAPARSLKTPFWLIGQLRMLLAGPYGVGLTFALVSSPCTSPVMFAVLAVGAATGSQWLSVLTMVSYAIGYTAIIFFASLFAGLAKQTHTLLAHSEMIVRCASLLLLMIGGFYLVDGSRWVIATWM from the coding sequence ATGGGTATCTCAGCAACCCGGTGGGCAAAACTGTTCCTGCTACTGGTGCTCGGCATGGGAGTGGCACTGCTGGTAATAGCCGTGGAACAGTTCAACCAGATGGGAGCGCTGCGGACCTTTGACCAGTTTGTTACCACGCTTGGAAGCGAGTATCGGCAGTGGTTTCAGCAGCAGAATACGAATAACCTGCCCTGGCTGGTGGTGCTGTCCTTTGCCGGAGGGCTGGTTGCCAGTATTTCACCCTGTATTCTGTCTCTCTTGCCGGTCAACCTGACCTATATTGGCACTCGTGAAATTACATCCCGGCGCGATGCCCTGTGCAAGGCGGGGGCTTTTGTCCTGGGAGTAATCACAATCCTCAGTCTGTTTAGTTTGTTTTCTTCCCTGGCGGCGATCGTCCTGATCCGATTTCGAGGCTATTTTCACATCCTTGTCGGAATCATTATTCTGGGAATGGGGCTGAGCCTTGCCAGAATCATTACGCTGCCGTTGCCTTCCTATAAGTTCGTCAGCATTGGTGGTTCAGCACCTGCCAGATCCCTGAAAACCCCATTCTGGCTGATAGGTCAGTTGCGAATGTTGCTTGCAGGACCCTATGGTGTGGGGCTGACTTTCGCCCTGGTCAGTTCTCCCTGCACCAGCCCAGTTATGTTTGCGGTTCTGGCAGTCGGGGCAGCCACTGGCTCTCAATGGTTGAGTGTGCTGACAATGGTGAGCTATGCGATTGGGTACACGGCAATCATTTTCTTCGCCAGCCTGTTTGCCGGGCTGGCAAAGCAAACCCACACTCTTCTGGCCCATTCAGAAATGATCGTCCGTTGCGCCAGTTTACTGCTGCTGATGATTGGGGGGTTTTATCTGGTCGATGGTAGCCGCTGGGTGATTGCAACCTGGATGTGA
- a CDS encoding PTPA-CTERM sorting domain-containing protein — MTTSTVVKKLSVAAVGAACIALGSTSLKPSPAQAAILSAPLSINVDLGSGPVSSTAGSVTFDDSFLTGAGLEFLTTGSGLQNLSLTLLGNTYTAASDPRPATFFPRLVFNGGTLLGLNFQFQELTTGTLVQLDDLTQQVFTATSGPIGTYAIGTPTVIPTPALLPGLVGLGISVATLRKRQTEKARQA, encoded by the coding sequence ATGACAACCTCAACCGTAGTGAAAAAGCTATCGGTTGCTGCTGTTGGTGCAGCCTGTATTGCGCTTGGCAGCACCAGCCTGAAACCATCCCCGGCACAAGCAGCCATTCTATCTGCTCCCCTGAGCATCAATGTTGACTTGGGGTCAGGACCTGTGAGCAGTACGGCTGGCTCCGTGACTTTTGACGACAGTTTCCTGACTGGTGCAGGGCTTGAGTTCTTAACCACCGGCAGTGGATTGCAGAACTTGAGTCTCACCCTTTTAGGGAACACGTATACGGCAGCGTCCGATCCCCGTCCAGCCACTTTCTTTCCCCGGCTTGTGTTTAACGGGGGAACATTACTGGGCCTTAACTTCCAGTTCCAGGAGTTAACCACGGGTACACTTGTGCAGTTAGACGATCTAACCCAGCAGGTATTCACAGCGACCTCTGGTCCAATCGGAACCTATGCCATAGGTACCCCCACTGTCATCCCAACCCCGGCACTGTTGCCCGGACTGGTTGGATTGGGCATCAGCGTTGCCACACTGCGTAAGCGTCAGACTGAAAAAGCCCGGCAAGCTTAA
- the petD gene encoding cytochrome b6-f complex subunit IV — protein sequence MATIKKPDLSDPQLRAKLAKGMGHNYYGEPAWPNDLLYIFPVVILGTIALCVGLAVLDPAMVGEPADPFATPLEILPEWYLYPVFQILRSVPNKLLGVMLMSAVPLGLILVPFIESVNKFQNPFRRPVATTLFLIGTLVTIWLGVGATFPIDKSLTWGLF from the coding sequence ATGGCAACGATTAAGAAGCCAGACCTGAGTGACCCCCAACTTCGGGCCAAGTTGGCAAAAGGAATGGGTCACAACTATTATGGTGAGCCTGCCTGGCCCAACGACCTCCTCTACATTTTTCCGGTGGTTATTCTGGGAACGATCGCCCTTTGTGTGGGTCTGGCCGTACTTGACCCTGCAATGGTGGGCGAGCCTGCCGATCCCTTCGCAACCCCGCTGGAAATTTTGCCTGAGTGGTATCTTTACCCGGTATTTCAGATTCTTCGCTCTGTCCCCAACAAATTGCTGGGGGTCATGCTGATGTCTGCCGTACCCTTAGGTTTGATTCTGGTCCCGTTCATTGAAAGTGTGAACAAGTTTCAGAATCCCTTCCGCCGTCCAGTCGCAACGACGCTCTTCTTGATTGGAACTCTGGTTACGATCTGGCTGGGTGTGGGTGCAACTTTCCCCATCGATAAGTCTTTGACCTGGGGACTGTTTTAG
- a CDS encoding formylglycine-generating enzyme family protein yields MPNFVEFEFETLAVDIYGQPQEQQHRSTQCLVEDLGEGIVLELVGIPGGTFLMGAAKPEEGWHPSQSPQHEVAIAPFWMGKYPVTQAQWGVVAALPQVNRALVPQPSCFAGKKRPVEQVSWLDAVEFCERLSLHTGLNYRLPSEAEWEYSCRANTQTPFYFGETITTDLANYSGIDWEFEGRICSKGSYGKGPAGGDRRETTEVGSFQSANLFGLFDLHGNIREWCQDCWHNTYENAPTDGNAWMNDGDCSQRILRGGSWNSGPRSCRSAARGKMELDANLYDIGFRIALNL; encoded by the coding sequence ATGCCCAATTTTGTTGAGTTTGAGTTTGAAACCCTTGCGGTAGACATCTACGGTCAGCCGCAGGAACAGCAGCATCGCTCTACTCAGTGTTTAGTTGAAGATTTGGGAGAGGGCATTGTGCTGGAACTGGTAGGGATTCCAGGTGGCACATTTTTAATGGGGGCGGCGAAGCCAGAGGAGGGATGGCATCCCAGCCAATCCCCCCAGCATGAAGTAGCGATCGCTCCCTTCTGGATGGGCAAGTACCCGGTCACTCAAGCGCAATGGGGTGTTGTCGCTGCCCTGCCGCAGGTAAATCGTGCACTGGTTCCCCAACCATCCTGTTTTGCTGGGAAGAAACGCCCCGTTGAACAGGTTTCCTGGCTGGATGCAGTTGAATTTTGTGAGCGCCTATCGCTCCATACTGGACTAAACTATCGTCTCCCCAGTGAAGCCGAATGGGAATATAGCTGTCGAGCCAACACTCAAACTCCTTTTTACTTTGGTGAAACCATCACCACAGACCTGGCCAACTACTCTGGAATTGATTGGGAATTTGAAGGTCGAATTTGCAGCAAGGGTTCCTATGGCAAAGGACCAGCCGGGGGCGATCGCCGGGAAACCACTGAAGTAGGCAGTTTCCAGAGTGCTAACCTATTTGGGTTATTTGACCTGCACGGTAATATCCGGGAGTGGTGCCAGGACTGCTGGCACAATACCTATGAAAACGCCCCTACTGATGGTAATGCCTGGATGAATGATGGAGACTGCTCCCAACGCATCCTCCGCGGAGGATCCTGGAATAGCGGACCCCGCTCCTGCCGCTCCGCCGCCAGAGGCAAAATGGAACTGGATGCCAACCTTTATGACATAGGATTTCGCATTGCCTTGAACTTATAG
- the petB gene encoding cytochrome b6 — protein MFTKQVTDSKAFQWFQERLEIQAIADDISSKYVPPHVNIFYCLGGITLVCFLIQFATGFAMTFYYRPTVAEAFSSVQYLMTEVNFGWLIRSIHRWSASMMVLMMILHVFRVYLTGGFKKPRELTWVTGVILAVITVSFGVTGYSLPWDQVGYWAVKIVSNVPEAIPVVGTLIADLLRGGSSVGQATLTRYYSAHTFVLPWLIAVFMLLHFLMIRKQGISGPL, from the coding sequence ATGTTTACCAAGCAGGTAACTGATTCCAAAGCGTTTCAGTGGTTTCAGGAGCGCCTGGAGATTCAGGCGATCGCCGATGATATCTCCAGTAAGTATGTCCCCCCCCATGTCAACATCTTTTATTGCCTTGGTGGTATCACCCTTGTCTGCTTTCTGATTCAGTTTGCGACTGGGTTTGCCATGACCTTCTACTACAGACCAACGGTTGCAGAAGCCTTCAGTTCTGTTCAGTATCTTATGACTGAAGTTAACTTTGGCTGGTTGATTCGCTCCATTCACCGCTGGTCTGCCAGCATGATGGTGCTGATGATGATTCTGCATGTCTTCCGGGTTTACCTGACCGGCGGTTTCAAAAAGCCCCGCGAGTTGACCTGGGTAACTGGTGTCATCCTGGCAGTGATTACTGTTTCCTTCGGTGTAACGGGTTATTCTCTGCCCTGGGATCAGGTTGGCTACTGGGCGGTCAAAATCGTTTCCAATGTGCCTGAAGCAATTCCTGTAGTTGGTACCTTAATCGCTGATTTGCTCCGAGGCGGTTCCAGCGTTGGTCAGGCAACCTTGACTCGTTACTACAGCGCCCACACTTTTGTTCTGCCCTGGCTGATTGCAGTCTTTATGCTGCTCCACTTCCTGATGATCCGCAAGCAGGGAATTTCGGGTCCCCTGTAA